TCTCATTAGAACTAATGGTCTGACCTCTGTAATTTGTCTTTTCATTAGCATAATTTTGTTATTATCTCAGTTTTTAAAGTTGGACAGTATATCCTTCTGTAAATGTGGCAAGTGTGATATAAATGAAGCTTAGATATTCAGTCCAACTTTCAAAAATTTATTCTTTTCCTAGTGTCCTTCTGCCAAGCTTAAACTGCTGTTTTTGCCTAATACTTGATTTGATGGTTTACTTTGGCATTTTCACTTGGGGCCTAGTTCTTCCCAGCACTACTTTTCCAAAGCCTTTTTGAGAACGAGATGTTGATCATGATTCTGATGCTAATGTTAAGCTGTTCTCCCTTTTCAGGCCTCATGAGAATCAATAACTCTGGAGTACTTTTCCAGTTGTGAAATGCATTAACCTTTTGTTGTTTCTCCCCACAGGAATTAGTTTTTGGACTGCACTGTGTGTGTTAACGCGTACCTGTTTTGTGTTTAGATGCGTTGCAAGGGCACAGTAAGAGGcacaacagcagcagaagaatAGCTGTGGGCTGTCTAATAGCGAGACAGGTGGAGTGAGATCCGTAAGTTGTGCAGGAATCGGAGGGCGAGGCTCTGCTGGGGGGACCGGTGTGTGTTCTCATGCCTCATATTCACACGTTCCCGTGTTTTCCAGTCATTACTGTATCCATTCAGGTTCACAGCCAGCAAATGTTAAGAATAGATCAGGGGACTCGCAATAGGTTGTCGTCAGTATTCGATTTAGTCCAAGTACTGGTGTTCCTCCACAGGAAAGGTTGTGCTGTTCAGGCCTGCTGGAGTGTGCAAAGGCCAAGAGAACTTGTACCACCCAATGTGGTAAATCAGAAACAGAAAGCTGGCATCATCTGCTGCTCATGAGTTCAAATGCTgaagtgagaaacagaaaaattatATTGGGCAGATAATTTATTTGGAGGCTTACAGCTAGAAGTTTTTACTTCAGGCTAGTGGACCAAATGGAGACAGTCTGTCCTGTACAACACAGGTGTTGGTGATGCGTAATGTCAAGCATGTAAACTAACAACCATTTCATCATCTGCCGTTTACTTTTCATCGCTTcatagtttttaattttttttctctctcaagtGCATTGCTcattttgtctttcatttttcaatgtcTTCAGGATTGATAGATTATGCTAAATTCTTTAGCTGCactctcttctgtcttcaggCTCACTGTTCTCTTGACAAAAACCTTCTTTCTCAGAAAGGAGTACACTGGTTTCATATTtgaccattattcctcctccccCGTTTGGCTCTACAGTAAACTCCTTCCAGACTTCTCCAAAatctttgtttctgtttgttcacTGTGTGCTAACCATTCTGTCTCTTTTAACCTTTTTTCCTTCTGATTTGAAATTGCTGTGTTTCTGCATGGAATCTGAAGTGTTTATCTtcagatgtttctttttttaactgcaATTGTGTTAAAATGCAGGGCTTGAAAGTACTGATTCTCTTGCATTAGGAATGCTGAAGTTTGTGCTATCCCAAACTATTGGGATTAGATCAAGTCATCATGTCCTTACTTTACTTAATTGTGCATGTTGTCACTATCAGGACAGAACcttgtatttttacatatttttaaaacatactttGGAAATGCTTGCTGCCCCTTATATTTCATCAAAATCTAATGATGAATGGGCTACTCAAAATGGTTTAAAAgtactttgaataaaatcttgttacattagcTTAAGTTAACTTCATCTCCTGTAAAAATACCatattggagatacaaagtttttgtCCACTCCAAACTCCAAAGATACGTTTGTATGCCAAATATGGGAATacttatgtgtatgtgtaaggGCTAATAGCACTGGTACAATACAACTGTGTCGGTGCTTCGCATTGAGGGTTCTTCTTTGATCTGTGATTccttatttcattttctttctcctgttctctcctttGTTTCAGCTTCGTAAAACTGGTGAGGTTCGAGGTACCAGTGCCGCTCATGAACAATGAGACAAAACTAAGGGATCCTACTGTTAATATTTTGACAAGTGAACAAAGCGACACACGAACGAAGCTGACCAGTGGTGTACAGTGTGGTTCTGTCCTCCACCAGCCTGAGGGAAAGCCCCAGCAATCGGTAGTACTGTACCCTGCTCAACGTTACTCCCTGTCACCCTTCTCAACATAGACAACAGCCTCACACTGACACGGAAAGACTCTCGCCACTACATGTAATTAGCCTATGATGATATTAGTGAAGAATGGTAGAAAATGGTGTTTTTGAGTAAGGAGTTTGCATCATTTTAGAAATAATTGAGCTTTGTGATGAGACTTTTAACTTCAGTGTCAGTTGCTGGACCaaatttagttgtctgttttaGTACTTTCATAACTATAGATTTCTATCCTGAGTTAGTCTCACAGGTTAAGGTGTATCTTTGACCCCCATCCACACAGACTCCCCAGGTTAAGCACTTATGTCAGTTAGATTGAAACgttcatatcttttttttttttttaagttattgtAATAATCACGGTTAGCTtgttattcatttaattataaTAGTTTTGCTTTTCTTGTCTTGTCTGGTCTAGAAAGATCTAGATCTAGTTTTGCTGTCGCATGGAGGCAATGCTCTCACCAACAAAAAGCAAGCACATACAAATAGCCACCTGATTTGACATCATTCATATTAAATGTCCTGTTAGGTGAACCACACAAACAGACCACAAAACCTCTCTTGGTGAATGGTTTTGCATGAGCTCTGCTTATGCCAAGACGTAATGGGtgtttttacttaatttttttttgttttgttttgttttgtttttttaaactaacTAGAGGTCTCCATGTTCTCAGGGGGCCTCTGTGCTCAGCACTGGGCTGGGTGTAGACTCAGGCAGTGCCCACTGACAGTAACAGATAGGAAATGATCCTTTCTGAGATTTAGACTAGCTAGCAATACAATCACTGCTGCTTTTTCTAGAGCTTGTAGGGCATGTACTGTACAGCTAAATCTCAAATGTTCCTGTATGCAGACATGCATGAATAGCAGGCAAATCAGATAATAGATTTACTTAATGAAGAAAGGAAgatataaaaccaagcaaaaAGGGCCTTTTCAACATATGAAGCTGCAAGAGTGTACTTTCCTATTCCAAACTAAGAGATAGATGAGGATGTCATGAATTGGGATGGTCTATAGCTGAAAGAGGACCTTTCTGCTACACTTctcttgtagttctacaatctTGTACAGTTCTACAGTCATCTACCAGTGTGCACCAGCCTTTCATCAGCCAGCCTAGCAAAAAACAGTTATCATGCTCATTTGCACTGGTTGCACAAGAGACTAAACCCAACTTGCAGGGCTGAgaaacatgttttaatgtagTAACGCTGAAGTAGCATAGCGTGTGTACCgtttttctgttaaacatcTATAATTTCATTCTCGAACAGGTGAGACTGAGAGTGGCAGAGATCTGTACATGATTTGTAACTGCAGATAGCCATTTTCACAGTTCGCACTGACTGGGGTTTGTTCAGATGATATAGCAGCAGACTATAGGGTTTCTCAGACAGCTAAAGGCTTGTTTTCGATGTTGAAAGCAGAGGTGTGCCTGATGTGTAAAACCCTTTGCATTCACCTCTCCCTGTAGGACTGTTACATTTGTTTTGAAGTGAATCTTTTGAGAATGTCAAAGCAAAATTGGTGCATTATTTTTTAGCAACTTGTAGATTTTTGAAATTATTATAGGAATGATGTCCTCTCACATTTCAACCTTTGTGAATGTTGAGTCTATCACTGTAGCTGGCAGGATCTGTTCAGGTCACAGTGCCAGCCTCTGTGCCGTTTTATCAAGTGCAGCACTTGAATGAAGAAACTTCATGTTGCATCCCAACTAATCTGCTTGTGTTTACCCATTGTCTGAGGCACTTCAGAATAAGGGAAGAAAGTTGTTTGagttgtgctgttctgtgtatgtctgtggaCTAATTTTTGTGCCAATAGGACTTGGATTTGGGTTTGGACATTTTGGGTTTGGACATTTGGAATTCTTTGactttaattgatttttttatttttttaaatcagatcAAATGCGTATTCTGtaatttgtatgtatttttgcCCCGTTATTACTGATGCATATATTGTGTTGACTTAGCAGATACAGAAGCTTGCTTAATGTCCTTTTTAAATTTTCTACATTCATTTcaaaagctcatttaaaaatacGCTCTATGCGCTCAGACTGTGGAGTAAAAGATCACTTTGATCTGATTCAACTTCATATACAAATCCAAATCACGGCATGAAATTCTAATCAAATTCAAGTCCTGGCAGAAAAATCATTCCATACAATGAATGtctattttactgaaaatgctGCACCACATACGGCTGAAGAATGCTAAAATGCTATCCCTCATAGGTTATTTGCGTTACTTTTGTACACTGAAATTGCTCTTTGATTattgagggagggagggagggagggtgggGAGGGACATGTGTCCGATACaatttttaaatcagaaatactgTAATAATGTAACCACAAAGAAGCACTTGCAGaagctactgttttttttttttttttttttggtttttttttttgataatttgAAATTCAGGGGAAATAGTGAATGTACGATAaggtctttttttgtttgttcttttctgtttttacagcttttgaTTTGAACAAAAATTATTTAGACAGTGGAACTTAAGAGTATCTAATAAATTTCAACAAAAAGGTTTTAAATGTTTGGTCTCATCTCTGCAGTGTTCCTTCAAATGTTTTACctatttttacattaatatgaATCCTGTTATTACTGGAATTCTTATTATATGCAAAACTAAAGTTAAAACTGCTTTTATGTGTGCACAGATGTGTTGCTAGTCACCACTAGATGGCAATATGTGACTTTTTCAAAACAAGACAGGTGGCCCTACTGATTTCTCAGGGTGAGGGAAGCTTAACAGTTTACTACAGCAGCAGGACTAGCATAATCACTATCACCATACATTAATGGTGTGGGTTAAATACTTTCCTAATATATTTAATCATCTACAGCAATACTGAATTATCTTCTGCACACTGTGTTTAGAAACAGTACAGGAAATGCAATACTTTGTAGTTTAGGTATGGCATCTGTAAATCCGACCTTTTTTCTcgtttcagtttttatttcacttaaaaTGTCATGTGCACTGTTTGCCAGCACTTAAGCGAGGCGTAGATTCAAACACATACCAATTTGCAGTTAAAATGCTGTATAATTTATCCTTATTCATAAACAAACTTTAATATCGGAAATATGGTGATAGCGAGTTACACACTCCAGCCTactaatatatttattatttaagctAGTTTAAAGTCGTCATTCCCTCCTCGTCTGGGGGCGTGGCTATGCAAGACCCCGCCCTCCCCGCCGTGGCCGTATGAGTGAGCGGTGGGCGCTGGTGTAGATGAGAGAATGTCAAACTTGTTGCCGAGTGGCGAGATAAACACGTTCAACACGAGGATGAACTGGACAGGCTTCAGGAGCTCCCCGTTTTTTTAATGGTCAATTGAGCAGCCAGTCAAGTAAACGGGACTAAACGCAGCCGGTCGGATACGTTTCGCACAGTGACAAGAGTCGCGGTTGTCTTGGACATTCAGTTCACAGGCAACGGACGCAGAGACTGACTTTGTAAGACAAGTTTATCCTCTCGCGGATCAGGAACGGACGCTGTTAGAGTGGAGTGAGAGTTTTATAGTCCATATTCCCAGAGTGCTCTAAGATGGGACTGTACGCGGGCTACCCTGCTTTGCTTCGCAACGTGCTGGATTCGCCGTCGCTCCCGGGAACGCTTCGCTttgtaaaatgaaaattatGTGTTTATGAAGATGTGCGTTTTCCAGGGTCAACTCCTTAAGGTCACTTACTTGTCCTCGTCATCTGCAAAGGGACCAAAGTTTTTCGCACTACGTGGATATCACGCAGACTGCACTCATGTTGGGTCTCCGGAGGTATTGGCTATTAATCTCATCCCAGTTTTTATCATAAATATGTCATCGCattattcataataaataaCAGTACGCACTACTTATAACAAAGACGGGGCTTTTATTGATAATAATTTTATCACAGATACGTATTTTAGTGACttatttaagatttattttatatatatattttgttgttaaCAGTATGGACCCGGTTGGAAAggaagaaagtaagaaaaaataCATGGAATTACAGAAAATGGGATACCATCACTTCGGATTGTTTGCTTTGATCTTGTTTTAAACTGTGGATTAAAGAAAGCGAATTGCACAAGCCATTGTGCAGAGTAACAATGAATGCTAACTATAACACTTCTGGATTTCACATGAAAGCACCATCAGTAGCTGTAGAACCAGTCTTGGATCCTTTGAATGAACCCCCCATGCAGGGGCTCAACTTCATGCCAGGCGGAGAGCCGTATGGATTCCAGCCTCACAGCCATGGGGATATGCTTACTACAGGACTAcagcagcaacatcagctccataTGCCGCCACCTTTCAACAGCCAACAGCTTAATCCTGACCAGCCTTCACACCCCTACCAGGATGGGGTCGCTTCGTGCTTGCATGGAGACAGACACATCGGCTTCAGTGGCAGAAGTACAGGCCACCAGCAGATGTTTGTGTCAGAATTTGGTCAGCTCACAGAAGCCCAGACGCGAGAATGCCTCTCGCAGCAGCAGCAACGGCTGGCTAGTATGCCTGATTACCATCTCCACGGCCATCCTAACAGCAATCATGCCGTGCCAGCCCCATGTTTGCCTCTGGACCAGTCACCTAACCGAGCTGCGTCTTTTCATGGCCTTCCATCTTCCTCTCCTGAAAGCAACAGACTGGAGCACTATAGGCTTTTCCCACAGGGAAGGGTGGGTGGGTCGCAGTACTGTTTCCCATGTGATCCTCTGCCTGGCCATTTTGATGTGACAGGATTCCCTACTCCCGACTCCACAGAGCCCAGATTCTCCTACTGCGAAGCGGAGAGCCAGATGGCTGGCTGTAATTTCCCCACTTTCACTCATGGCGCCTCCCGAGCTTTGATCGGCAGTTCTAAAGTCAACCAACAACTACCTCAACAAAACACatattcagagaggtttgggaACAGGGCGAAATTGGAACCAGGAGTCTCTGCTAGACATCACCTCATGGCCCAGCAGAGAGGACCCATGACCAGACAGAACCCTGGGTCCCCTGTTCTTCCCCAGTTGTACCATGCCCCAGACTTTGTTCCAAATAGTCCAGACATGCAAAATGGCAGTGCTGTGGTCCATGCTCAGCATGGCCAGATGGATCATCCCATGCACAGATTAAGTAACCACGGCATGCATTCTTTTGGGGAGCCCATGTTTAATGTTCCCCAGCTTGGACCTCAACCACCCCATCAGCAGCACCTCAACTCCTTTCCCTATTTGAATATGGCCAAGAGGCAGCGGTTTGATCTCCCAAATGGCTCTGCTGGAGAGAGCTGCAGCACCATGAGCAGCAGCTTACATAATCGGCCGGGCCTTGAGAaccacctctctccctctgccttcCCTGCTCCCATGGGGGACTTCACTGGTCATGTGATAGATGGTTTTCCATCAGGCCTCCCACCATTGAGCTGTGGTCCACACCAACAGCAGCCACTGCCTCGCCGGCAAAACGCAGCTATGATGATTAAACAAATGGCATCCAGAAATCAGCAGCAGAGAACGAGGCAAGCTGAACTCCAGACTGTAAGTCACCAGGGGGACCTAACACCAAATGCCATGGTTCAGAGAGGACCGCTGGGTAGTATGTCGCAGGTGAATTTTGAAAAGAAACATAATTTTCATGGCAACTTTGAGGCTCAGAGCCCCCACCTACCTCACGAAAATTCTTGGTTTCCTGATTCACATCAGCAGTGTAGGGAAACTAATATTCATGCAATGGAGCATACACAAAATGGACACAATCCTATGTTTAGACCAGGGGTCACAACTGGGGACATGCAGTCTTTAAATTCCCCTGGGCCACACAATCAGTTTGAAAATGGCATGAACAATCCTCTGCAGGTACATCTACCCAATGAAGGAACAATGCAGCCAAACACACACCTGGACAGGAGGCATCATGAAT
The DNA window shown above is from Pygocentrus nattereri isolate fPygNat1 chromosome 18, fPygNat1.pri, whole genome shotgun sequence and carries:
- the mn1a gene encoding transcriptional activator MN1 gives rise to the protein MNANYNTSGFHMKAPSVAVEPVLDPLNEPPMQGLNFMPGGEPYGFQPHSHGDMLTTGLQQQHQLHMPPPFNSQQLNPDQPSHPYQDGVASCLHGDRHIGFSGRSTGHQQMFVSEFGQLTEAQTRECLSQQQQRLASMPDYHLHGHPNSNHAVPAPCLPLDQSPNRAASFHGLPSSSPESNRLEHYRLFPQGRVGGSQYCFPCDPLPGHFDVTGFPTPDSTEPRFSYCEAESQMAGCNFPTFTHGASRALIGSSKVNQQLPQQNTYSERFGNRAKLEPGVSARHHLMAQQRGPMTRQNPGSPVLPQLYHAPDFVPNSPDMQNGSAVVHAQHGQMDHPMHRLSNHGMHSFGEPMFNVPQLGPQPPHQQHLNSFPYLNMAKRQRFDLPNGSAGESCSTMSSSLHNRPGLENHLSPSAFPAPMGDFTGHVIDGFPSGLPPLSCGPHQQQPLPRRQNAAMMIKQMASRNQQQRTRQAELQTVSHQGDLTPNAMVQRGPLGSMSQVNFEKKHNFHGNFEAQSPHLPHENSWFPDSHQQCRETNIHAMEHTQNGHNPMFRPGVTTGDMQSLNSPGPHNQFENGMNNPLQVHLPNEGTMQPNTHLDRRHHEFGGATMRRQHSFPPGGPYQQGTPQSNPPGFSSSPGNYQSHPEYLSSQHLSVSKLGALSLGNLNKASTKDSVFGQSCLAALSTACQNMIASLGAPNLNVTFNKKSQNEAKRKPGQVEQDVNSSGGGGACGPGAEYFQSNASQNSQTSCSGNNNNATAGQSAPGQMAKRETSTLSPNNNIDSGNEGKAATGSGRGRGKRRRDSGHISPGNFSPSCSSNPMVSPGQQTSSLSIGIEGRGRTPDSSLVSPSFGKPDLATSMDSGIQSVGKSDGVSPCMDYLDDASPHYSNEDPRTNRTSMKCNSDNRTGYPDTPCMEQVRTPLGSSGQDEVHPLEILQAQIQLQRQQFSISEDQPLGGKTGKEPDCASGLNGDCALTSGSPESGKGSVNTIDLDSLMTEQHATWYGPSSKALIKDHGNGKCMGFWDRARGQSDNKEGLG